One Chloroflexota bacterium genomic region harbors:
- a CDS encoding ubiquitin-like small modifier protein 1, producing the protein MSRVRIPPVLRETVGGARELEAAGTTVLEVLDDLFANHPNLRERVTTDGKLSPFVNVYVNGRDVRYTTGLATPVRPDDQVIMLPAMAGGSS; encoded by the coding sequence GTGAGCCGAGTCCGCATCCCGCCTGTCCTGCGCGAGACGGTGGGCGGCGCCCGCGAGCTGGAGGCGGCCGGCACCACGGTGCTCGAGGTGCTTGACGACCTGTTTGCGAACCACCCGAACCTCCGTGAACGGGTGACCACCGACGGCAAGCTGTCGCCTTTCGTCAACGTGTACGTCAACGGTCGCGACGTTCGGTACACCACCGGCCTTGCCACGCCGGTCAGGCCGGACGACCAGGTGATCATGCTGCCCGCCATGGCCGGAGGGTCAAGCTAG
- the moeB gene encoding molybdopterin-synthase adenylyltransferase MoeB, producing MAEPGSVLEISVADALRISGERRIIDVRELVEWKEGHIPEATLVPLADLAGRIEEVVPDKATPLLVHCAVGARSRRAALYLSQVGYTDVVNLQGRLAEWKALGGAWEVPTPILSEAERRRYSRQVLIPEIGQEGQRRLLDARVLLIGAGGLGSPAALYLAAAGVGTLGIVDDDVVDESNLQRQVLHTADRVGMPKTESAEMTLTALNPDVSVVRHQERLGAANVERLVGEYDVIVDGTDNFETRYLLNDVSVALRKPVVHGSIYRWDGQVTTFVPFAGPCYRCLYPTQPPEELAPACAVAGVLGVLPGIIGLLQANETVKLVLGVGESLAGRMLLFDAMTTSFDEIRLWRDPACPACGDAVAQPQPVAAAAAQAVAAS from the coding sequence ATGGCGGAGCCCGGGTCGGTGCTGGAGATCTCGGTCGCCGATGCGCTGCGGATCAGCGGGGAGCGGCGGATCATCGACGTTCGCGAGCTGGTCGAATGGAAGGAGGGGCACATTCCCGAGGCCACCCTCGTACCGCTCGCCGACCTGGCGGGCCGGATCGAAGAGGTGGTGCCGGACAAGGCCACCCCACTCCTGGTCCACTGCGCGGTCGGGGCCCGCTCACGGCGCGCGGCCCTGTACCTGTCCCAGGTGGGCTACACCGACGTGGTCAACCTCCAGGGCCGCCTGGCCGAATGGAAGGCGCTCGGCGGCGCCTGGGAAGTCCCCACCCCGATCCTGTCCGAGGCGGAGCGGCGGCGCTACAGCCGGCAGGTCCTGATCCCCGAAATCGGCCAGGAAGGCCAGCGCCGGCTGTTGGACGCCCGCGTCCTCCTCATCGGGGCCGGTGGCCTCGGGTCGCCGGCCGCGCTGTACCTGGCCGCGGCCGGAGTCGGCACGCTGGGGATCGTGGATGACGACGTGGTCGACGAATCGAACCTCCAGCGCCAGGTCCTGCACACCGCGGACCGAGTGGGGATGCCCAAGACCGAGAGCGCCGAGATGACGCTGACGGCTCTCAATCCCGATGTCAGCGTGGTTCGCCACCAGGAGCGCCTGGGCGCCGCCAACGTCGAGCGGCTGGTTGGCGAGTACGACGTCATCGTGGACGGCACGGACAACTTCGAGACCCGTTACCTGCTCAACGATGTATCGGTCGCGCTTCGCAAGCCCGTCGTCCACGGCTCGATCTACCGCTGGGATGGCCAGGTGACGACCTTTGTGCCCTTCGCGGGGCCGTGCTACCGCTGCCTGTACCCCACTCAGCCGCCCGAGGAGCTGGCTCCTGCCTGTGCGGTGGCGGGGGTGCTGGGCGTTCTGCCGGGGATCATCGGACTCCTCCAGGCCAATGAGACGGTCAAGCTGGTGCTGGGAGTGGGGGAGTCCCTGGCCGGACGCATGCTCCTCTTCGACGCCATGACAACCTCCTTCGACGAGATCCGGCTGTGGCGCGACCCGGCATGCCCCGCCTGCGGGGACGCGGTCGCCCAGCCGCAACCGGTCGCCGCCGCCGCGGCCCAGGCCGTTGCCGCCTCGTGA
- the sufU gene encoding Fe-S cluster assembly sulfur transfer protein SufU, producing MDNLYRDFILEHYRNPHNQGVLDPHDLHFADSNPTCGDELSMTLRLDGGRAQIEEVAFEGRGCAISQASASILTDTLRGMTLDAVRAIDPKAVLDDLGVPIGPARLKCALLGYKVLQGAVAGESVDWPAEAEAV from the coding sequence ATGGACAACCTGTACCGCGACTTCATCCTGGAGCACTACCGGAACCCCCACAACCAGGGGGTTCTCGATCCTCACGACCTCCACTTTGCCGATTCGAACCCCACCTGTGGGGACGAGCTGTCCATGACCCTGCGCCTGGACGGGGGCCGGGCGCAGATCGAGGAAGTCGCGTTCGAGGGACGCGGGTGCGCCATCAGCCAGGCGTCGGCCTCGATCCTGACCGATACGCTGCGCGGGATGACCCTCGACGCGGTGCGGGCCATCGATCCGAAGGCAGTCCTCGACGACCTGGGCGTGCCCATCGGCCCCGCACGGCTGAAGTGCGCCCTGCTCGGGTACAAGGTCCTCCAGGGCGCCGTGGCCGGGGAGTCGGTGGACTGGCCCGCGGAGGCGGAGGCGGTCTGA
- a CDS encoding SufS family cysteine desulfurase — MTVRAEPQAIPGAFSGTARRADFPVFERPTSTGNRLVYLDAAASAPKPRVVIEAMGDAYGHHYANVHRGIYELSEDATQRFEAARRKVAAFLNAPSEREIVFVRNATEAINLVAYSWGRTNLRAGDTMVTTQMEHHANIVPWQQLTQEVGADLRYVAITDDGRLDLEDLDRLLAARPKLVAVAAVSNALGTINPVRDITQRAHAAGALVLVDAAQAAPHMPIDVQAIGCDFLAISGHKMLGPSGIGALWARRDLLEAMPPFMTGGNMIIRVTMEGAEWNEVPQKFEAGTPAIVEAIGLGAAIDYLTEIGMPNVREHERYLFEHAWAALAEIPDVRRFGPDDPDIHAGVISFVLDAVHPHDMATILDHHGVAVRAGHHCAQPVMQRYDIPATTRASFYVYNDLDDVEALADAVRAAVTLFAG; from the coding sequence ATGACCGTTCGCGCCGAGCCCCAGGCCATCCCCGGCGCCTTCAGCGGGACCGCTCGGCGCGCCGATTTCCCGGTCTTCGAGCGACCGACCTCGACCGGCAACCGGCTGGTGTACCTCGACGCGGCCGCCTCGGCCCCCAAGCCGCGGGTCGTGATCGAGGCCATGGGGGACGCCTACGGCCACCACTACGCCAACGTTCACCGCGGCATCTACGAGCTCAGCGAGGACGCCACTCAGCGCTTCGAGGCCGCCCGCCGCAAGGTGGCCGCCTTCCTGAACGCGCCGTCCGAGCGCGAGATCGTGTTCGTGCGCAACGCGACCGAGGCCATCAACCTGGTTGCCTACTCGTGGGGCCGGACCAACCTGCGCGCCGGCGACACGATGGTCACCACCCAGATGGAACACCACGCCAACATCGTTCCGTGGCAGCAGCTGACCCAAGAGGTCGGTGCCGATCTGCGGTACGTGGCCATCACCGACGACGGACGCCTGGACCTCGAGGATCTGGACCGCCTCCTGGCCGCCCGTCCCAAGCTGGTGGCGGTGGCCGCGGTCAGCAACGCGCTGGGGACGATCAACCCGGTCCGCGACATCACCCAACGGGCGCATGCCGCGGGCGCGCTGGTCCTCGTCGACGCGGCCCAGGCCGCGCCTCACATGCCCATCGACGTTCAGGCCATCGGCTGCGACTTCCTCGCCATCAGCGGCCACAAGATGCTGGGGCCGTCGGGGATCGGCGCGCTGTGGGCCCGGCGCGATCTGCTGGAGGCCATGCCGCCCTTCATGACCGGCGGCAACATGATCATCCGGGTCACCATGGAGGGCGCCGAGTGGAACGAGGTGCCCCAGAAGTTCGAGGCCGGCACCCCGGCCATCGTGGAGGCCATCGGCCTGGGGGCCGCCATCGATTACCTGACCGAAATCGGTATGCCGAACGTCCGTGAGCATGAGCGTTACCTGTTCGAGCATGCCTGGGCCGCTCTGGCGGAGATCCCCGATGTCCGCCGATTCGGCCCCGACGATCCGGACATTCACGCCGGGGTCATCAGCTTCGTCCTGGACGCCGTTCATCCCCACGACATGGCGACCATCCTCGACCACCACGGGGTGGCGGTGCGGGCGGGGCACCACTGCGCCCAGCCGGTCATGCAGCGCTACGACATCCCGGCCACCACCCGGGCCAGCTTCTACGTCTACAACGACCTCGACGACGTCGAGGCCTTGGCCGATGCGGTTCGCGCGGCGGTGACCCTGTTCGCGGGCTGA
- the sufC gene encoding Fe-S cluster assembly ATPase SufC produces the protein MTDQLVITDLQVSAGKRKILRGLSLTVAQGEVHALMGPNGSGKTSLAYALLGHPDYKVDAGDITWQGVSLLKLSPDKRARAGLFLAFQYPSAVPGVTVASFLRNIYNAVHHPRQPDADGDGAAATKYTGIPLAKFRRLMEEKMALLNMDPGFATRYVNDGFSGGEKKRLEMLQMAVQSPKMAILDETDSGLDIDALRNVAEGINATLSPEMGVLMITHYQRMLNYVKPDRVHVLLDGRVVMSGGEELSHQLEANGYDWVREQVGLPADVGDEAAEAAEPVAETAK, from the coding sequence ATGACCGACCAGCTGGTGATCACCGACCTCCAGGTCAGCGCCGGGAAGCGGAAGATCCTGCGCGGCCTGTCGCTGACGGTGGCCCAGGGCGAGGTTCACGCCCTGATGGGCCCCAACGGCTCGGGCAAGACGAGCCTGGCCTATGCCTTGCTCGGCCACCCGGACTACAAGGTCGACGCGGGTGACATCACCTGGCAGGGAGTGAGCCTGCTCAAGCTGTCCCCGGACAAGCGGGCGCGGGCCGGGCTGTTCCTCGCATTCCAGTACCCGAGCGCCGTCCCGGGCGTCACGGTGGCCAGCTTCCTGCGCAACATCTACAACGCGGTCCACCACCCGCGCCAGCCGGACGCCGACGGCGACGGGGCGGCGGCGACGAAGTACACCGGAATCCCGCTGGCCAAGTTCCGGCGCCTGATGGAGGAGAAGATGGCGCTCCTCAACATGGATCCGGGGTTCGCCACCCGCTACGTGAACGACGGGTTCTCGGGCGGCGAGAAGAAGCGGCTCGAGATGCTCCAGATGGCCGTCCAGTCACCAAAGATGGCGATCCTGGACGAAACCGATTCGGGTCTCGACATCGACGCCCTGCGCAACGTGGCGGAGGGGATCAACGCCACCCTCTCCCCGGAGATGGGGGTCCTCATGATCACCCACTATCAGCGCATGCTGAACTACGTGAAGCCTGACCGGGTCCACGTCCTGCTGGACGGGCGGGTGGTGATGTCGGGCGGCGAGGAGCTCTCGCATCAGCTCGAGGCCAACGGCTACGACTGGGTCCGCGAGCAGGTCGGCCTGCCGGCGGACGTGGGCGACGAGGCCGCCGAGGCCGCCGAGCCGGTGGCGGAAACAGCGAAGTAG
- a CDS encoding Rrf2 family transcriptional regulator, protein MKISTRSEYGIRVLLALARAEGQEPVSLTSVARSERLPHAYLEQLVADLRRAGLVTATRGQAGGYRLARPPDQISLATAIRTLDGPLLEMPCAGVNSGEQCDREPCSVHEAYERLFASIDATLGATTLAELAARAESAGGPPYSPDVRRRIRAVAEATAHAQIVNGAS, encoded by the coding sequence ATGAAGATCAGCACTCGATCCGAATACGGCATCCGCGTCCTGCTGGCGTTGGCCCGGGCCGAGGGGCAGGAGCCGGTCTCGCTCACCAGCGTGGCGCGCAGCGAACGGCTGCCGCACGCCTACCTCGAGCAGCTGGTGGCCGACCTGCGACGCGCCGGACTGGTGACTGCCACGCGCGGCCAGGCGGGCGGCTATCGGCTGGCCCGACCGCCGGACCAGATCAGCCTGGCCACCGCGATTCGGACCCTGGACGGTCCGTTGCTGGAGATGCCGTGTGCCGGGGTCAACAGCGGCGAGCAGTGCGACCGCGAGCCTTGCTCAGTCCACGAGGCCTATGAGCGCCTGTTCGCCTCGATCGATGCCACGCTGGGTGCGACCACACTCGCCGAGCTGGCCGCGCGGGCCGAGTCCGCCGGCGGCCCGCCCTACTCGCCCGACGTACGCCGCCGGATCCGTGCGGTCGCGGAAGCCACCGCCCACGCCCAGATCGTGAACGGAGCCTCATGA
- a CDS encoding Rieske 2Fe-2S domain-containing protein, which translates to MSIMTTRGFATGLHAADVTPGTVVTVVVQGVPLCVGQTTDGRWGAIDDVCTHDEGDLGEGELDGDAVECPRHGGRFDLFSGRVLALPPVIPVRAYPVQVEDDEVLVELP; encoded by the coding sequence ATGAGCATCATGACGACCCGCGGGTTCGCCACCGGCCTGCACGCTGCCGACGTCACCCCGGGGACGGTGGTGACCGTGGTGGTGCAGGGCGTGCCGCTGTGCGTGGGGCAGACCACCGACGGGCGGTGGGGCGCGATCGACGATGTGTGTACACACGATGAAGGCGACCTGGGCGAGGGGGAGCTGGACGGCGATGCGGTCGAATGCCCGCGCCACGGCGGTCGCTTCGACCTGTTCAGTGGCCGGGTCCTGGCCCTGCCGCCCGTGATCCCGGTCCGGGCGTACCCTGTGCAGGTCGAGGATGACGAGGTCCTGGTCGAACTGCCATGA
- a CDS encoding SufD family Fe-S cluster assembly protein, with translation MTTGAQTATPVRLSPAAFDPSAIAALSSARGEPDWLGAERLTRAERYRATPWPSGSEEEWRRTSLASLPIDAPLDETATTEVSGLDPDAAARGVIFTPLAEAVASHPELVRPYLTDDTPGPATHATFWELARAAWTTGTFLYVPPQVTVELVLRARTVQSRADAAAFPVTLVVAGEDSQVTLLEEFASPDGGAGWFGGTVNVRAERGSRVRYASLQLLGDGAWRVSAQRVVVGADAQVTTLNAEIGSRVTKLGVEVLMAGKGGTSKLLGVLAAGDDQKIDINSIQDLLASHTTSDLLYLSALYDQAHSAFYGLTRVRPEAKQTSSYQECRNLLLSPNAGAEPIPVLEIETNDILRCGHGATAGAIDPIQMFYAQTRGLTADEAERMIVRGFFERAVADIGSEPIRARVLAALATRIGQEAA, from the coding sequence ATGACAACTGGCGCTCAGACCGCCACTCCGGTCCGCCTCTCCCCGGCAGCCTTCGACCCGTCGGCCATTGCGGCGTTGTCGAGCGCGCGCGGCGAACCCGATTGGCTGGGCGCCGAGCGTCTGACGCGCGCGGAGCGCTACCGCGCCACGCCCTGGCCGAGCGGCAGCGAGGAGGAGTGGCGCCGCACGTCGCTGGCCAGCCTCCCGATCGATGCGCCGCTCGACGAGACGGCCACCACCGAGGTCTCCGGCCTCGACCCGGATGCCGCCGCTCGCGGCGTCATCTTCACGCCCCTGGCCGAGGCGGTGGCCAGCCACCCCGAACTGGTGCGCCCGTATCTCACCGACGACACGCCCGGTCCGGCGACGCATGCCACGTTCTGGGAGCTGGCCCGGGCGGCCTGGACCACCGGGACGTTCCTGTACGTCCCGCCGCAGGTGACGGTCGAGCTGGTCCTCCGGGCTCGAACGGTTCAGTCGCGGGCGGACGCGGCCGCATTCCCCGTCACCCTGGTGGTCGCCGGGGAGGACTCGCAGGTCACTTTGCTCGAGGAGTTCGCCTCTCCCGACGGCGGTGCCGGGTGGTTCGGCGGAACGGTGAACGTTCGAGCCGAGCGGGGGTCCCGGGTGCGCTACGCGAGTCTCCAGCTGCTCGGCGACGGCGCCTGGCGCGTGTCAGCGCAGCGGGTGGTGGTGGGCGCCGATGCACAGGTGACGACCCTCAACGCGGAGATCGGCTCACGCGTGACCAAGCTCGGGGTCGAGGTCCTGATGGCCGGCAAGGGCGGCACCAGCAAGCTTCTCGGCGTGCTGGCGGCCGGCGACGACCAGAAGATCGACATCAACTCGATTCAGGACCTGCTGGCCAGCCACACCACTTCGGACCTGCTGTACCTGTCCGCCCTCTACGACCAGGCCCATTCCGCGTTCTACGGCCTGACCCGGGTACGGCCGGAGGCCAAGCAGACCAGCTCCTACCAGGAATGCCGAAACCTCCTGCTCTCCCCGAACGCGGGCGCAGAGCCGATCCCGGTCCTCGAAATCGAGACCAATGACATCCTGCGCTGCGGCCATGGCGCCACGGCGGGGGCCATCGACCCGATCCAGATGTTCTACGCCCAGACCCGCGGCCTGACCGCCGACGAGGCAGAGCGGATGATCGTGCGCGGCTTCTTCGAGCGGGCGGTGGCCGACATCGGCTCCGAGCCCATCCGTGCCCGAGTCCTGGCCGCGCTGGCGACGCGCATCGGTCAGGAGGCGGCATGA
- the sufB gene encoding Fe-S cluster assembly protein SufB has protein sequence MTLPNPTPNPALTQVPAGYKYGWHDSEMKPLHVMKKGLSAAVVEEISRIKGEPQWMTDNRLKAYRHFEKRPMPTWGGDMSEIDFQDIYYYVTATDKAVQSWDDVPDYIRRTYDRLGIPEAEKKYLAGVGGQYDSEVVYHNIRADLEKLGVIFLGTDEALIKYPEMFREYFGTVIPANDNKLAALNTAVWSGGSFIYVPPGVHVELPLQAYFRINTENMGQFERTLIIADEGSSVHYVEGCTAPSFTTASLHSAVVEIIVKKGARVRYTTIQNWSHNVYNLVTKRAVAYEDSVMEWVDGNLGSHLTMKYPSIYLLGERAHGEVLSIAFAGSGQHQDAGGKVIHAAPNTTSLITSKSISMGTGRTSYRGLIKVYPGSKRSKSTVRCDALILSDEARSDTYPYMEIDEEDVTIGHEASVSKVGSEQLFYLMSRGMNEAEASAMIVNGFIEPIVKELPMEYAVEMNRLIQLQMEGAVG, from the coding sequence ATGACCCTTCCCAACCCCACTCCGAACCCCGCTCTGACCCAGGTCCCCGCCGGCTACAAGTACGGCTGGCACGACTCGGAGATGAAGCCCCTGCACGTCATGAAGAAGGGGCTTAGCGCCGCGGTTGTGGAGGAGATCAGTCGCATCAAGGGCGAGCCGCAGTGGATGACCGACAACCGGCTCAAGGCGTATCGGCATTTCGAAAAGCGGCCCATGCCGACCTGGGGCGGGGACATGAGCGAGATCGATTTTCAGGACATCTACTACTACGTGACGGCCACCGACAAGGCGGTCCAGTCCTGGGACGACGTGCCCGACTACATCCGGCGCACGTACGACCGGCTGGGCATCCCCGAGGCCGAGAAGAAGTACCTGGCCGGGGTGGGCGGGCAGTACGACTCTGAAGTCGTCTACCACAACATCCGCGCCGACCTGGAAAAACTGGGTGTCATCTTCCTGGGGACCGATGAGGCCCTGATCAAGTACCCCGAGATGTTCAGGGAGTACTTCGGCACGGTCATCCCCGCCAACGACAACAAGCTCGCTGCCCTGAACACCGCCGTGTGGTCAGGCGGGAGCTTCATCTACGTGCCGCCGGGCGTCCACGTCGAGCTGCCGCTGCAGGCCTACTTCCGGATCAACACCGAGAACATGGGCCAGTTCGAGCGGACCCTGATCATTGCCGACGAGGGATCGAGCGTGCACTACGTCGAGGGTTGCACGGCCCCGTCCTTCACGACCGCCAGCCTCCACTCGGCGGTGGTCGAGATCATCGTCAAGAAGGGCGCCCGGGTGCGCTACACGACCATCCAGAACTGGAGCCACAACGTCTACAACCTGGTCACCAAGCGGGCCGTGGCCTACGAGGACTCCGTGATGGAGTGGGTTGACGGCAACCTGGGATCCCACCTGACGATGAAGTACCCAAGCATCTATCTCCTCGGTGAGCGGGCCCATGGAGAGGTCCTGAGCATCGCCTTCGCCGGGAGCGGCCAGCACCAGGACGCGGGCGGCAAGGTCATCCATGCCGCTCCCAACACCACCAGCCTGATCACCTCCAAGAGCATCAGCATGGGGACCGGCCGGACCAGCTACCGGGGCCTGATCAAGGTCTACCCCGGCTCCAAGCGGTCGAAGTCCACGGTCCGCTGCGATGCCCTGATCCTTTCCGACGAGGCCCGCTCCGACACGTACCCGTACATGGAGATCGACGAGGAGGACGTCACCATCGGGCATGAGGCGAGCGTCTCAAAGGTCGGCTCCGAGCAGCTCTTCTACCTGATGAGCCGCGGCATGAACGAGGCCGAGGCGAGCGCCATGATCGTCAACGGCTTCATCGAGCCGATCGTCAAGGAGCTGCCGATGGAGTACGCCGTCGAGATGAATCGCCTCATCCAGCTCCAGATGGAGGGCGCGGTCGGCTAG
- the rsgA gene encoding ribosome small subunit-dependent GTPase A: MSVSTLSGTVLRARSGFYTVTTESGTYECQLRGRLKRERQSEDLVVIGDRVTLTPLGEAEGLIEGVGPRRSRFSRRQPGGRGAWKEDLMVANLDQLVVVFACADPVPHVRMLDRFLVIAEHNQVETLIVANKLDLCGPQAAEAVFGAYERIGYPVLYASARTGQGVAELRERLAGRISLVAGPSGVGKSTLLNAVHPGLNLATGPISEALHKGRHTTTLAELLPVDGPMGGHVADSPGLRQMGLWQIPPDELAWCYPELRPHLGNCRFADCSHGPEPGCAITAAAASGAISPARMDSYRRLVAST, encoded by the coding sequence TTGTCCGTTTCCACCCTCAGCGGGACCGTGCTGCGCGCGCGCAGCGGGTTCTACACCGTGACAACCGAATCCGGCACCTACGAGTGCCAGCTCCGCGGCCGCCTGAAGCGTGAGCGCCAGTCCGAGGACCTGGTAGTCATTGGCGACCGGGTGACGCTGACGCCCCTCGGCGAGGCCGAAGGCCTGATCGAAGGGGTCGGCCCCCGGCGGAGCCGGTTCTCGCGTCGCCAGCCCGGTGGCCGGGGCGCCTGGAAGGAAGACCTGATGGTCGCCAACCTGGACCAGCTGGTCGTCGTATTCGCGTGCGCCGATCCGGTCCCCCATGTGCGCATGCTCGACCGTTTCCTGGTCATTGCCGAGCACAACCAAGTTGAGACTCTCATCGTGGCCAACAAGCTCGACCTCTGCGGACCGCAGGCCGCGGAGGCCGTGTTCGGGGCGTACGAGCGCATCGGCTACCCGGTGCTGTACGCCAGTGCCCGAACCGGGCAGGGCGTTGCGGAGCTCCGTGAGCGCCTGGCCGGCCGCATCAGCCTGGTGGCCGGTCCTTCGGGCGTGGGCAAGAGCACCCTCCTCAACGCCGTCCATCCCGGCCTCAACCTTGCCACCGGGCCGATCAGCGAGGCGCTCCACAAGGGACGCCACACCACGACCCTGGCCGAGCTGCTGCCCGTGGATGGACCGATGGGCGGGCACGTGGCCGACTCGCCCGGACTGCGGCAGATGGGGTTGTGGCAGATCCCGCCCGACGAGCTGGCGTGGTGCTACCCGGAACTCCGCCCCCACCTCGGGAACTGCCGTTTCGCGGACTGCTCCCACGGCCCCGAGCCGGGGTGCGCGATCACCGCCGCCGCCGCGAGCGGGGCGATCAGCCCTGCCCGCATGGACTCCTATCGTCGCCTGGTGGCGAGCACCTAG
- a CDS encoding MBL fold metallo-hydrolase — MEIAPHVHSVQLLGANAFLIAEKRLTVIDAGLAGSRPLLLRYLRQIDRSIDELDRIICTHGHPDHVGGVRELLDEDRIEVFVHPADLEGVSLTLREALAAPQGGTRLGHLLQYVTPHPGAAAPLGDGDVLPVLGGLEVIHTPGHTPGSVCLYARGPRILFTGDVLQVRFGKLAFASPIFSHDHAQARASVQRLVHLDVDIIAFSHYRPMREGASAALAGLARQAATGRSG; from the coding sequence ATGGAAATCGCCCCTCACGTCCACTCCGTCCAGCTGCTGGGCGCGAACGCGTTCCTGATCGCCGAGAAGCGGCTGACCGTGATCGATGCCGGGCTGGCCGGCTCGCGACCACTCCTCCTGCGCTACCTCCGCCAGATCGACCGCTCGATCGACGAGCTGGATCGGATCATCTGCACCCATGGCCATCCCGATCACGTGGGCGGCGTCCGTGAACTGCTGGACGAGGACCGGATCGAGGTCTTCGTCCATCCCGCCGACCTGGAGGGCGTGAGCCTCACCCTGCGAGAGGCGCTGGCTGCCCCCCAGGGCGGCACTCGGCTCGGCCATCTGCTCCAGTACGTGACGCCCCATCCGGGAGCGGCGGCGCCCCTGGGCGACGGGGACGTGCTCCCCGTCCTGGGGGGCCTGGAAGTGATCCACACCCCGGGCCACACGCCGGGCAGCGTGTGCCTGTATGCGCGGGGACCGCGGATCCTGTTCACGGGCGATGTGCTCCAGGTCCGCTTCGGGAAGCTGGCCTTCGCCAGCCCGATCTTCAGCCACGACCACGCCCAGGCTCGCGCATCGGTTCAACGCCTGGTCCACCTGGACGTGGATATCATTGCCTTTAGCCACTACCGGCCGATGCGTGAGGGCGCCTCGGCCGCGCTGGCGGGACTCGCCCGCCAGGCCGCCACCGGCCGATCGGGCTGA